The nucleotide window CAAATCCAGATAGTGCAACTACACTTACTAGGTTGCCTGAAAATAGTAAAAAGAAAGGTGTAGGTAAGATCTGGAATATGATCACGGAGTGGTTCTAATGGATAATAACTTATTTAAGGTGGATGATATTAAAGTGGAAATGCCAAACAAAACTCTTTCAGATAATGTAGCCAAAATATCAGTAATTGGTGTTGGTGGTGGTGGTTGTAATATGATCAATCACATGATAAACGAAGGTTCTCATAAGATTGATTTAATTGCAGCTAATACTGATTTACAAGTATTACATATATCTAAAGCACCTAAAAAGATTCAATTAGGACTTAAATTAACAAAAGGTCTTGGTGCAGGTATGAAACCTGAGATTGGAAGAGATTCTGCTGTTGAAAGTTATGAAGATATCAAAACTGCTTTAAAAGGAGCAGATATTGTATTTATTGCAGCTGGTCTTGGTGGTGGAACTGGAACCGGTGCTGCTGCTATTATTGCTAAAGCTGCAAAAGAGATAGGAGCATTAACAGTTTCTGTTGTAACTAAACCCTTTACTTGGGAAGGTAAAAAAAGAGCAGGGCTTGCTAATCTTGGTTTAGAAGAGATTAAAAAAGTATCTGATTCAATTATAGTAGTTCCAAATGATAGACTTTTAGAAATAATTGATGAAAATGTTGGAATGAAAGATGCCTTTAAAATTATTGATAATATTCTTTATCAAGCAGTAAATGGTATGACAGAAGTAATTCTTACTCCAGGTAACTCTGATATTAATACGGACTTTGCTGATGTAAAAACAATTATGCAGCATAAGGGTATGGCTTTAATGGGTATTGGTAAAGCAAAAGGTGAACAAGCTGCACAAAGAGCTTTAGAAGATGCTATTGAGTCTCCATTACTTGATAAAGTATCATTAGGTGGAGCTAAAGGTATTTTAATACACTTTAATATTCATCCTCAAGTATCACTGTTTGCTATTAATGATGTAATGTCAAAAATTCATGAAACAATTGATTCAAATGCTGAAATTATTTTTGGTACAACCTCAGATAGTACACTAGAAACAGATGAAGTTAAAATTACTATTGTTGCAACAGGTTTTGAGTCTAAAAATGATGAAACAATAGTAGAAACAGAAGAATCAAGTGATAATAAATCTAAACAATTAAATCCAGATGATGAAAACTATTTAGATATACCACCTTTAATGAGAAACTATAGAATGCAATATAGTTTAAATAAAGAGTAGAAAACTTTTTCTACTCTTCAAATATAACAATATCATAAGAGCTTTTTTTAATAACTAAAGCCTTTGAGTTTGGAACAATC belongs to Arcobacter sp. CECT 8983 and includes:
- the ftsZ gene encoding cell division protein FtsZ; this translates as MDNNLFKVDDIKVEMPNKTLSDNVAKISVIGVGGGGCNMINHMINEGSHKIDLIAANTDLQVLHISKAPKKIQLGLKLTKGLGAGMKPEIGRDSAVESYEDIKTALKGADIVFIAAGLGGGTGTGAAAIIAKAAKEIGALTVSVVTKPFTWEGKKRAGLANLGLEEIKKVSDSIIVVPNDRLLEIIDENVGMKDAFKIIDNILYQAVNGMTEVILTPGNSDINTDFADVKTIMQHKGMALMGIGKAKGEQAAQRALEDAIESPLLDKVSLGGAKGILIHFNIHPQVSLFAINDVMSKIHETIDSNAEIIFGTTSDSTLETDEVKITIVATGFESKNDETIVETEESSDNKSKQLNPDDENYLDIPPLMRNYRMQYSLNKE